The Xylanibacillus composti genome includes a window with the following:
- the gcvPB gene encoding aminomethyl-transferring glycine dehydrogenase subunit GcvPB, with product MSKESVSIPQANNEQHDQALIFELSKPGRIAYSLPELDVPEAELESWIPGEYLRTEPAELPEVYEVDVIRHYTALSKRNFGVDDGFYPLGSCTMKYNPKINEDVARFPGFAKIHPYQPESSVQGALELLYRLQQDLAEITGMDQVTLQPAAGAHGEWTGLMMIRAYHESRGEKRTKVIVPDSSHGTNPASATAAGFETITIPSNPDGLVDLDALREAVGSDTAALMLTNPNTLGLFEEHITEIAAIVHEAGGQLYYDGANSNAIMGITRPGDMGFDVVHLNLHKTMSTPHGGGGPGAGPVGVKAHLAPFLPTPVVGQREDGQYFLDANYPQSIGRVKAYYGNFGILVRAYTYIRSLGADGLRQVTENAVLNANYMLRRLAPYFDVPYDRICKHEFVLSGKGLRRFGVRTLDVAKRLLDFGYHPPTIYFPLNVEECIMIEPTETESKETLDAFIDTMIQIVKEAEENPELVKNAPYTTKVRRLDETQAARKPVLNCACGV from the coding sequence ATGAGCAAAGAATCGGTAAGCATCCCGCAAGCAAACAACGAGCAGCACGATCAAGCCCTGATCTTCGAACTGAGCAAACCGGGCCGCATCGCCTACTCTCTCCCGGAACTGGACGTGCCCGAAGCGGAGCTCGAATCCTGGATTCCGGGCGAATATCTCCGCACGGAGCCTGCCGAGCTGCCGGAGGTTTATGAGGTCGATGTTATCCGCCATTACACGGCGCTGTCCAAACGCAACTTCGGTGTGGATGACGGCTTCTACCCGCTCGGTTCTTGCACGATGAAATACAATCCGAAAATCAATGAAGATGTTGCGCGCTTCCCGGGCTTTGCCAAAATTCATCCTTATCAGCCGGAATCCTCTGTGCAAGGCGCATTGGAGCTGCTGTATCGGCTTCAGCAGGATTTGGCTGAAATTACAGGCATGGACCAGGTTACCTTGCAGCCGGCGGCCGGCGCACACGGCGAATGGACCGGCTTGATGATGATCCGCGCCTACCACGAATCGCGTGGCGAGAAGCGGACGAAGGTCATCGTGCCGGATTCTTCGCACGGCACGAATCCGGCCAGCGCTACAGCGGCTGGCTTCGAGACGATCACGATCCCATCGAATCCCGATGGACTGGTAGACCTTGATGCGCTGCGGGAAGCAGTCGGCAGCGATACTGCCGCGCTAATGCTGACTAATCCGAATACGCTCGGGCTGTTCGAGGAGCATATTACGGAAATCGCGGCCATTGTGCATGAGGCTGGCGGGCAGCTGTATTACGACGGCGCCAACTCGAACGCGATAATGGGCATCACCCGGCCGGGCGATATGGGCTTCGATGTCGTGCATCTTAATCTGCACAAAACAATGAGCACCCCGCACGGCGGCGGCGGTCCCGGCGCCGGCCCGGTCGGCGTAAAGGCACATCTGGCGCCGTTTCTGCCTACGCCAGTAGTCGGGCAGCGCGAAGATGGCCAGTACTTTCTGGACGCCAATTACCCGCAGTCGATTGGCCGGGTGAAGGCGTACTACGGCAACTTCGGTATTCTCGTCCGCGCATATACGTACATCCGCAGCCTTGGCGCTGACGGGCTTCGCCAGGTTACGGAAAACGCAGTGCTGAATGCCAATTACATGCTGCGCCGACTTGCGCCGTATTTCGACGTGCCGTATGACCGGATATGCAAGCATGAATTTGTCCTTTCCGGCAAGGGGCTCAGGCGCTTCGGTGTGCGCACATTGGATGTCGCCAAGCGGCTGCTGGATTTCGGCTACCATCCGCCTACGATCTACTTCCCGCTTAATGTGGAAGAATGCATCATGATCGAGCCTACCGAAACCGAAAGCAAGGAAACGCTCGACGCCTTCATCGACACGATGATCCAAATCGTGAAGGAAGCCGAGGAGAATCCGGAGCTGGTGAAGAACGCGCCTTACACGACCAAGGTGCGCCGGCTTGACGAAACGCAGGCCGCCCGCAAGCCCGTCCTGAACTGCGCTTGCGGAGTATAA
- a CDS encoding DUF559 domain-containing protein gives MHPAVRKFVEAYEAEARAKGRIRTKIGKYELLFLEQVWGPNFDYRFDGLQAEYPFMDSKGGQRFIDFIYQKGEVRLLIEIDGYTTHARQITYKEFDDHLNRQNDLAAAGWHILRLSANQVEHQGAHCQYQLQRAIGACWSRTYGLQTGSPEQLWTTRKNRCLHLALQHEGKLKASLVAAEFGVTMKTAHDWMQRFVKEGMLIPIKGKKRIVGYQVIELLR, from the coding sequence ATGCATCCGGCAGTCAGGAAGTTTGTTGAGGCGTATGAAGCCGAGGCGAGAGCCAAGGGAAGGATCCGAACGAAGATTGGAAAGTACGAGCTGTTGTTTCTGGAGCAGGTATGGGGACCTAATTTCGATTATCGATTTGATGGGCTCCAGGCGGAATATCCGTTCATGGATTCGAAGGGCGGGCAGCGATTCATTGACTTTATATATCAAAAAGGCGAGGTTCGTCTGCTCATTGAAATCGACGGCTACACGACCCATGCGCGGCAAATCACCTACAAGGAATTCGACGATCATCTCAATCGGCAGAACGATCTGGCTGCGGCAGGCTGGCATATCCTGCGCCTGTCTGCCAACCAGGTGGAGCATCAAGGCGCACATTGCCAATATCAGCTGCAGCGGGCCATCGGGGCATGCTGGTCCCGTACTTATGGCTTGCAGACTGGCTCCCCGGAACAGCTTTGGACCACGAGAAAAAATCGCTGCCTGCACCTGGCGCTGCAGCATGAAGGCAAGCTGAAGGCATCGCTGGTCGCGGCGGAGTTCGGGGTGACAATGAAAACCGCACATGACTGGATGCAGCGATTCGTAAAGGAAGGGATGCTCATACCGATAAAAGGAAAGAAGCGTATAGTCGGCTACCAGGTCATTGAACTATTGCGATAG
- a CDS encoding bifunctional 4-hydroxy-2-oxoglutarate aldolase/2-dehydro-3-deoxy-phosphogluconate aldolase: MHKKQGIAELERTRIISIVRGIAGDDLYKLAELLLEADIPVMEVTLNSPDALAGISELQRRFGGQMYIGAGTVLDIGDAERAMEAGASFLVTPNTDEDVIQLAASRDIPIYPGAMTPTEIVRSWKAGAAAVKIFPSASIGLSYIKELQGPLSHIPMIAVGGVTAANIAEFLAAGCYAVGVGGYLADKQALAAGDTAAILQKAKELRAQADRWKQL, encoded by the coding sequence ATGCACAAGAAACAAGGAATAGCGGAACTGGAACGCACCCGGATCATTTCGATCGTTCGCGGGATCGCAGGCGATGACCTGTATAAGCTGGCGGAATTGCTGCTTGAGGCAGATATTCCGGTAATGGAGGTAACGCTCAATTCGCCTGATGCGTTGGCAGGCATAAGCGAGCTTCAGCGCCGTTTCGGCGGGCAGATGTACATAGGAGCGGGAACCGTGCTGGATATAGGGGATGCGGAGCGTGCGATGGAAGCGGGCGCATCCTTCCTGGTGACCCCCAATACGGATGAGGATGTGATTCAGCTGGCCGCGAGCCGGGACATCCCGATATACCCCGGGGCAATGACGCCTACGGAGATCGTGCGCAGCTGGAAGGCGGGGGCAGCAGCAGTGAAGATATTCCCGAGCGCATCGATCGGCCTCTCCTACATCAAGGAATTGCAGGGGCCATTGAGCCATATTCCGATGATAGCCGTTGGCGGAGTGACCGCAGCCAACATTGCGGAATTTCTGGCTGCAGGCTGCTATGCCGTAGGCGTGGGCGGGTATTTGGCGGACAAGCAGGCGCTGGCAGCTGGAGATACGGCAGCAATCCTGCAGAAGGCCAAGGAGTTGCGAGCACAGGCGGATCGGTGGAAACAGCTATGA
- the gcvPA gene encoding aminomethyl-transferring glycine dehydrogenase subunit GcvPA, protein MMHRYLPMTEEDRKEMLAAVGVAQVEELFRDIPEQVRLKRSLQVSERMDERSLLRYMRGLSGKNADFDQYASFLGAGLYDHHVPVVLNHVLSRSEFYTAYTPYQPEISQGELQAIFEFQSYICELTGMAVANASMYDGATALGEAAALAANSSRRKRIVVSEAVHPEARQIVATVASGLSLEVAVVPCAKNGVTDAAKLREALDSETAAVLVQSPNFFGCIEDVRRLADEAHSCGALLALSVNPLALGLLEAPGKLGADIVVGDAQPFGISASFGGPTCGFFAVSEAHMRKMPGRIVGQTVDRDGKRGFVLTLQAREQHIRREKATSNICSNQALLALAASVYLSVMGKQGLQEVAKQNVSKSHYAQQALTAIPGVEAVHAAPFFNEFAVRLPAGTSIAAVNEQLLEHGYIGGLDLGQVDAALTGCMLVAVTECRTREEIDGFARALEVALG, encoded by the coding sequence ATGATGCACCGGTATTTGCCAATGACAGAAGAGGACCGCAAGGAGATGCTCGCCGCTGTAGGCGTGGCACAAGTCGAGGAGCTTTTCCGGGACATTCCGGAACAGGTTCGCTTGAAGCGTTCCTTGCAAGTATCCGAGCGAATGGATGAGCGCAGCTTGCTTCGCTATATGCGCGGGCTGTCCGGCAAAAATGCTGATTTCGACCAATACGCCAGCTTTCTTGGCGCTGGTTTGTACGACCACCATGTGCCGGTCGTGCTGAACCATGTGTTGTCCCGCTCGGAATTTTATACAGCCTATACGCCTTATCAGCCGGAAATCAGCCAAGGCGAGCTCCAGGCCATTTTCGAGTTCCAATCCTACATTTGCGAACTGACAGGGATGGCCGTCGCCAATGCCTCCATGTATGATGGCGCAACCGCGTTAGGGGAAGCGGCTGCCCTCGCAGCGAATTCCTCGCGGCGCAAGCGCATCGTGGTGTCCGAAGCCGTTCATCCGGAAGCGCGTCAAATCGTGGCAACCGTAGCAAGCGGACTGTCCCTGGAGGTCGCCGTCGTACCTTGCGCGAAGAACGGCGTCACAGATGCAGCCAAGCTGAGGGAGGCGCTTGACAGCGAGACGGCCGCCGTGCTCGTGCAGTCGCCGAATTTCTTCGGCTGCATCGAAGATGTGCGCCGACTTGCGGACGAGGCCCACTCGTGCGGCGCTCTGCTGGCACTCAGCGTCAATCCGCTTGCGCTCGGCTTGCTGGAAGCGCCCGGCAAGCTGGGGGCGGATATCGTCGTCGGCGACGCGCAGCCGTTCGGCATTTCGGCTTCGTTCGGCGGGCCGACTTGCGGCTTCTTCGCCGTTTCCGAGGCGCATATGCGCAAGATGCCGGGACGAATCGTCGGCCAGACCGTCGACCGCGACGGCAAGCGCGGCTTCGTGCTGACGCTGCAGGCCAGGGAGCAGCATATCCGCCGCGAGAAAGCGACCTCGAATATTTGCTCCAATCAGGCGCTCCTCGCTTTGGCCGCTTCCGTCTACTTGTCGGTAATGGGCAAGCAGGGCTTGCAGGAGGTTGCCAAGCAAAATGTAAGCAAGTCTCATTACGCGCAACAAGCGCTGACTGCGATCCCCGGCGTGGAGGCTGTCCATGCCGCTCCGTTCTTCAACGAGTTTGCAGTCCGCCTGCCGGCGGGCACTTCTATTGCTGCCGTGAATGAGCAGCTGCTTGAACATGGATATATCGGCGGTTTGGATTTGGGGCAGGTCGACGCAGCCTTGACTGGCTGCATGCTCGTCGCTGTCACCGAATGCCGGACACGCGAAGAAATCGACGGGTTCGCCCGCGCTTTGGAGGTGGCATTAGGATGA
- the gcvT gene encoding glycine cleavage system aminomethyltransferase GcvT, translating to MLKKTPLHPVYARYGAKTIDFGGWELPVQFTGIMDEHHAVRSKAGLFDVSHMGEVEVSGKRAEAFLQQLTTNDVTKLEEGQAQYSLMCYPDGGVVDDLLIYKLAANHYMLVLNASNIDKDLDWLRKHAEPDVNLLDISEQTALLALQGPAAAAILSKVTNANAAELKPFRFVEQAEIRGVHALLSRTGYTGEDGFELYVPREDAVHVWELLLEAGQPEGIMPVGLGARDTLRFEAKLPLYGQELSASITPLEAGLLRFVKLDKGEFIGRDALLEQREQGVPRKLVGIEMLERGIPRSHYPVFAEDGKRIGEVTTGTHSPTLKKNVGLALVAREYSDLGQELWVEIRGKRLKALVAATPFYKRS from the coding sequence ATGCTGAAAAAAACCCCGTTGCACCCGGTATATGCGCGCTATGGCGCCAAAACGATCGACTTCGGCGGTTGGGAGCTTCCCGTTCAATTCACAGGCATTATGGATGAGCATCATGCCGTGCGCAGCAAAGCAGGCTTATTCGATGTGTCCCATATGGGCGAAGTAGAGGTAAGCGGCAAGCGAGCGGAAGCATTCTTGCAGCAGCTGACCACGAATGATGTAACGAAACTGGAAGAGGGGCAGGCGCAGTATTCGCTCATGTGCTATCCCGATGGCGGCGTAGTAGATGACTTGCTCATTTACAAGCTGGCAGCCAACCACTATATGCTCGTCCTGAACGCCTCCAATATCGACAAGGATCTGGACTGGCTGCGCAAGCATGCCGAGCCGGACGTCAACCTGCTGGACATTTCTGAACAGACCGCCTTGCTTGCGCTGCAAGGGCCGGCAGCAGCCGCCATTCTGTCCAAGGTCACGAATGCCAACGCAGCGGAGTTGAAGCCGTTTCGCTTTGTGGAGCAGGCCGAAATTCGCGGGGTGCACGCGCTCCTTTCACGCACCGGCTACACCGGCGAGGACGGCTTCGAGCTGTATGTCCCCCGCGAAGATGCCGTGCACGTCTGGGAGCTGCTGCTGGAAGCCGGCCAGCCGGAAGGCATCATGCCGGTTGGACTGGGCGCGCGCGATACCCTTCGCTTCGAGGCGAAGCTTCCCCTGTACGGCCAGGAGCTGAGCGCGTCCATCACCCCGCTGGAAGCCGGCCTGCTGCGCTTCGTCAAGCTGGACAAAGGCGAGTTTATCGGGCGTGACGCTCTGCTTGAACAGCGGGAGCAAGGCGTGCCGAGGAAGCTGGTCGGCATTGAGATGCTGGAGCGCGGCATTCCGCGCAGCCATTACCCTGTATTTGCCGAGGACGGCAAGCGGATCGGCGAAGTCACTACCGGCACTCATTCCCCGACACTGAAGAAAAATGTGGGCCTGGCTCTTGTAGCACGGGAGTACAGCGATCTTGGACAGGAACTTTGGGTAGAAATTCGCGGCAAGCGGCTGAAAGCACTAGTCGCCGCCACGCCATTTTATAAACGGTCATAG
- a CDS encoding alpha-galactosidase: MTIRYDEHRRIFHLQAAETSYVFQIAGNGQLLHLYWGKRLRDYSSSENRYVPETRAFGTQAPFGDVLASPETVPAECPTFGTGDYRTPMLHAQYADGSTVSSIVYESHQIYRGKPQLQGLPSTYAEKEEEADTLELVLRDSLTGLKAVLLYTAFRDFNAITRSIRLVNEGEQAIQLQKVLSASLDLPHADYDLLHLYGAWARERSVERVRLTAGTKSIESRRGASSHQHNPFIAVMERGAGEDHGQVYSMNLVYSGNFVAETEIDSFCSLRMNIGINPFDFSWLLEAGESFQTPEAVLVHAANGLGEMSRTYHKLYRTRLCRGRYRDAARPVLINNWEATYFDFNADKIEQIAAAAGELGIELFVLDDGWFGQRHNDASSLGDWFVNEKKLPGGLKQLAERVQEKGLQFGLWFEPEMISPDSELYRAHPDWCLHVEGRDRMPSRNQYVLDFSRADVRKEIAKRVKDILQSAPITYVKWDMNRHMSEVGSAALPPQRQRETAHRYMLGLYEMLEEITSAFPDVLFESCSGGGGRFDPGMLYYMPQTWTSDNTDAMSRLYIQYGTSIVYPISSTGAHISAVPNHQLGRTTSLETRGHVAMTGNFGYELDLSTFSEEERALAREQVAAYKRHRELIQFGEHYRLASPFEGNTASWMIVSQDRTEAILLFARILAEPNVSRLRIRLKGLNEQADYRLKSLGSQPVEGVLGGDELMQAGLLLPSLKRDFDSILVHLVQV; encoded by the coding sequence ATGACTATACGTTATGATGAACATCGGCGCATCTTTCATCTGCAGGCTGCCGAGACTAGCTATGTGTTTCAGATTGCAGGCAATGGACAGCTGCTTCACTTGTATTGGGGGAAGCGCTTACGCGACTATTCCTCATCGGAGAACCGCTATGTGCCGGAGACCAGAGCGTTCGGCACGCAAGCGCCGTTCGGCGATGTCCTGGCCTCGCCGGAGACGGTGCCGGCCGAATGCCCGACGTTCGGCACCGGCGATTATCGGACGCCGATGCTGCATGCCCAATATGCGGACGGTTCTACCGTTTCTTCAATTGTATACGAGTCTCACCAGATCTATAGGGGCAAGCCGCAGCTGCAAGGCCTCCCCTCTACCTACGCGGAGAAGGAGGAAGAAGCGGATACGCTGGAGCTAGTGTTGCGGGATTCGCTGACCGGGCTGAAGGCCGTGCTGCTGTACACAGCGTTCCGCGATTTCAATGCGATCACACGCAGCATTCGGCTTGTCAATGAAGGCGAGCAGGCAATTCAACTGCAGAAGGTGCTCAGCGCTTCTCTTGACCTGCCTCATGCGGACTATGATCTGCTGCACCTTTATGGCGCATGGGCGCGCGAGCGCAGTGTGGAGCGGGTGCGCCTGACGGCAGGCACGAAGTCGATTGAGAGCCGGCGCGGCGCAAGCAGCCATCAGCACAACCCGTTCATCGCGGTGATGGAACGGGGCGCGGGAGAAGATCATGGTCAAGTATACAGCATGAATTTGGTATACAGCGGCAACTTCGTGGCAGAGACGGAAATCGACTCATTCTGCTCGCTGCGGATGAATATCGGCATCAATCCGTTCGATTTCAGCTGGCTGCTGGAAGCCGGCGAGTCATTCCAGACTCCGGAGGCAGTCCTTGTGCATGCCGCGAACGGTCTGGGAGAGATGAGCCGCACGTATCACAAGCTGTATCGGACACGCCTCTGCAGGGGGCGCTATCGCGATGCGGCGAGACCGGTTCTGATCAATAACTGGGAAGCGACGTATTTCGATTTCAACGCGGACAAGATTGAGCAGATTGCTGCGGCAGCGGGAGAATTAGGCATCGAGTTGTTCGTCCTGGACGACGGCTGGTTCGGACAGCGGCACAACGATGCCAGCTCGCTTGGCGATTGGTTCGTGAATGAGAAGAAGCTGCCCGGCGGCTTGAAGCAGCTGGCAGAGCGGGTTCAGGAGAAGGGCCTGCAATTCGGCCTGTGGTTTGAGCCGGAGATGATCTCGCCGGACAGCGAGCTGTACCGCGCTCACCCGGATTGGTGTCTGCATGTGGAAGGACGGGATCGCATGCCTTCGCGCAATCAATACGTTCTTGATTTCTCCAGAGCGGATGTGCGCAAGGAGATCGCCAAGCGAGTGAAGGACATACTCCAGTCCGCTCCGATTACGTATGTGAAATGGGATATGAACCGCCACATGTCGGAGGTGGGATCAGCGGCGCTGCCGCCGCAAAGACAGCGGGAGACGGCACATCGTTACATGCTTGGTTTATATGAAATGCTGGAGGAGATCACCAGCGCCTTCCCGGATGTCTTGTTCGAGAGCTGTTCGGGCGGCGGCGGCCGCTTCGATCCCGGCATGCTGTACTATATGCCGCAAACCTGGACAAGCGACAATACAGATGCCATGAGCCGCTTGTATATTCAATATGGAACGAGCATAGTTTATCCGATCAGTTCGACGGGCGCCCATATTTCCGCTGTGCCGAATCATCAGCTGGGCCGCACGACATCGCTCGAAACAAGAGGACATGTGGCGATGACCGGCAATTTCGGCTACGAGCTGGATTTGTCCACGTTCTCCGAAGAAGAACGGGCTTTGGCCAGGGAGCAGGTAGCCGCGTACAAGCGCCATCGCGAGCTGATCCAGTTCGGCGAGCACTATCGCTTGGCCAGTCCGTTCGAGGGCAACACGGCGTCCTGGATGATCGTCTCGCAAGATCGGACGGAGGCGATCCTCCTGTTTGCGCGCATTTTGGCAGAACCGAATGTGAGCAGGCTGCGCATTCGGCTGAAGGGTTTGAATGAACAGGCGGACTATCGATTGAAATCGCTGGGTTCCCAGCCGGTCGAAGGCGTGTTGGGCGGAGACGAGTTGATGCAGGCCGGACTGCTGCTCCCTAGCCTGAAGAGGGATTTCGACAGCATCCTTGTTCATCTGGTCCAGGTTTAG
- a CDS encoding spore coat protein, whose product MPFGAHETMEVHEILNEKIHLINLFGRMAHETENHQLRQMIERHLQTAVEAYDQMVAYTHDYGAANRMPQVYGMPRMSPEQVQYGLHNPAPMLPQPQQAFRDQQIASALLLAHKNSAKNHMAASLECADPNLRQMMVNGAITCSNQAYEVFLLMNENGLYQVPTMNDHTAKTFLHAYQPTNSQPMMHI is encoded by the coding sequence ATGCCATTTGGCGCACATGAGACAATGGAAGTCCACGAAATTCTGAATGAGAAAATTCACTTGATCAATCTGTTCGGTCGTATGGCCCATGAGACCGAAAATCACCAGCTAAGGCAAATGATCGAGCGCCATCTGCAAACGGCAGTGGAGGCGTATGATCAGATGGTAGCCTATACGCATGATTACGGTGCGGCTAACCGAATGCCGCAAGTCTACGGCATGCCGCGCATGTCCCCGGAGCAGGTGCAGTACGGGCTGCACAACCCGGCGCCAATGCTGCCGCAGCCGCAGCAGGCTTTTCGTGACCAGCAAATTGCATCGGCACTGCTGCTGGCTCACAAAAACTCGGCCAAAAACCATATGGCCGCTTCCCTAGAATGCGCAGATCCGAATTTGCGGCAAATGATGGTCAACGGTGCAATCACTTGCTCGAATCAAGCTTATGAAGTGTTCTTGCTCATGAATGAGAACGGTCTGTATCAAGTGCCGACAATGAACGACCATACGGCCAAGACGTTCCTTCACGCTTACCAGCCCACGAACAGCCAACCGATGATGCACATCTAA